In Deltaproteobacteria bacterium, the genomic window GACAATATTGAGGATGTAACAATTAAAGTTACCGGCTTATTAGCAGAGGCTTAGCCGATGTAGTTTTTATGGTAAAAGTGCTTAACTTAGTGCCATTCGGGATGGTTCTCTTTTTTTAGTCCAGGTTTGAAAAAAGTAGTAAGAAAACAGGGGAGATTGAGAAAAGTGCGGTAAAAGAGAACCGTTATCCCACTGTCGTTTCTTGCCGCATAAGGGACCGATTTATAAAGAGGTGAAAATGAAACACCTCTCACCTCCCCCTCGGCGTCAGGCCAAACATAAGGGAGCTCTTTACCCTGAGTAATAATACCGGAAAGAGGAGGAGCGGAAAAACCGGTGGGCAGCCCCTTTGCTTGTCAACGATAAAGAATTGATCCCCTTTACCTCAGAAGAAACAATGGCTTCAATTTTTTTGACGTCTTTAAGCAGGGCCGAACCCGCCCCCGGTCCCACCACCTTTTTAACAGGGCAACCCATATTGATATCGATAATATCGGCCCCCACTTCTTCCACGATGGCTGCCGCCTCACCCATACTTTCAGGTTCAGCGCCAAAAAGCTGCACCGACACAGGTCTCTCTTCATCTCTGATCTGGAGAAGCTCCCTCGTTCTGGCCCCTCCCATGACAAGCCCCTTGGCGCTTACCATCTCGCTAACGACAAGACCGCAACCCTCGCCTGCCACCATGAGCCGGAAAGGAAGGTCCGTTACACCCGCCATGGGCGCAAGGATGAGATTATTCTTTAGTTTTACATTTCCTATCTTCATAAATCTGCCTAAGTTTTAGGCGTTTTAGCATAAACGCTTGCTATTGCAAGGGCTAATAATGATTTTTCAGCTAAAAAAATTATAGGTTCTATAAATGGAAAGGACTGTAGGGATTGCTATATTACTAGTTGTATGCTTCGTGCATATCTGAAAAAGTACGGTATAATTATAGCGTCACAGCCAAATCATTAAGAGTATGGAAAAAGCATATTTAATAACAATGAGCCTGCTCATCTTTCACCAGATAGATGCAGCTTACTGGAAAGAGTGGGAGATGTTCCATCTGCCAGGTGGTGTACAAGGTTATTTAGTCTTTAACATCATAGCCATACCCGTTCTTTTGAATGGGTATAAACATGCAATAAACAAAACTGAGAGTGCAAAGATTTATTCCTATCTTTGCGGCAGCTTAGGTTTACTTACATTCCTGATTCATGCCGCTTTCACAGCTTTTGGTGCAAGGCAGTTTGATCTGCCTCTATCAATATTAATTATTGTTTTATGCTTCCTGTCAGGAGCTTGGCAATTAATTCTAATCAGACGGTCTGCTACTTAGAATGATCCCTTAAAAATAAAGCCAAATTGCCGTGAACAACAGCAAAGTAATCTTTGTGGAGTCTTATGAAAGCGATTGTATTTACAAAGTACGGATCACCTGATTTTTTTGAACTAAAGGAAGTAGAAAAACCCTCACCCGGGAATAATGAAGTCTTGGTGAAAGTTTTTGCGGCCTCTATAAATTCATGGGACTGGGAAATTCTGATAGGCAAGCCCTTCGTGAACCGCATAATGGCCGGGCTTCTAAAACCAAAAAGAATAAAGATACTCGGATGTGACATAGCCGGGCGGATTGAATCGGTTGGTAAAAATGTAAAGCAGTTTCAGCCTGGTGACGAAGTGTTTGGTGACTTATCCAGGTCTGGTTGGGGCGGTTTTGCCGAGTATGTATCTGCCCGTGAAAAAGCATTGACGCTCAAACCAGCCGGTATGACCTTCGAGCAGGCAGCGGCCCTACCTCAGGCAGCACTCCTCGCCCTGCAGGGTCTTAAGCATAAGGGAAAGGTTCAGCCTCGACAAAAGGTCTTGATTAATGGCGCCGGTGGCGGTGCAGGAACCTTTGCAATTCAGATTGCCAAATCCTTCGGGGCTGAGGTAACCGGTGTGGACAGCACGGGGAAACTGGAGATAATGCGCTCTCTTGGTGCAGACCAGGTCGTTGATTACAGGCAAGAAGATTTTACCCAAAAGGGGCAATGCTATGACCTGATCGTTGATATGATGGCAACTCATTCGATTTCCGATTACAAGCGTTCATTGAGTCCCGGAGGGAAATTTGTCATGGTTGGAGGTTCATCGGCTCTGGTGAACAAACTTATGTTCCTGGGGCCATGGATTTCAATAACCGTGGGCAAGAAATTAGGCCTCCTCTTGCATAAAGCAAACAAGGGCCTGGCTGAGTTGAAAGAACTTTTTGAAGCAGGCAAAGTTACCCCTGTTATAGACAGACGTTACCCTTTAAGTGAGGTCCCTGAAGCGATGCGCTATTTTGGATCAGGAAAGGTTGTAGGAAAATTGGTCATCACTGTGGAACACAAGGACAAAACTTGAAAAAGGCCCTGGCCCATAAATATGGCGTCGAATTCTTCACAGCAACGGCAAGGAAGGCAAAATGAAAACAATTGTATTTGCAGTAGCGGGATATAATCTTGCTGAAACAGGCAGGCATATTGAGATTGCAAAAGCTTGTAAGGGCCTCTTCAATACTGTTTTCATAAGCTATGGCGGCAGCTTTGAGGGTTTAATTGAAGAAGAAGGCTTTACACTCAAAAAGATGGAGCCACGTTTAACGGAAAAGCAATTGCAGCATGTGAGAAAAGCGCTCAGTGGAGAAACTCTAAATACGGTTGGTTATTTCACAGCCAAGGAAATGGAGCCAAGGATTGAAAAGGAAATAAAACTATTTAAGGAAATCAATCCTGCTTGTGTTCTAACCGGATGGTGCCAGAGTGCCATGATTTCAGCAAGGGCCGCGGGAGTGCCTTTTATTAACGTTCTTCATTCTACC contains:
- a CDS encoding tRNA-dihydrouridine synthase; protein product: MKIGNVKLKNNLILAPMAGVTDLPFRLMVAGEGCGLVVSEMVSAKGLVMGGARTRELLQIRDEERPVSVQLFGAEPESMGEAAAIVEEVGADIIDINMGCPVKKVVGPGAGSALLKDVKKIEAIVSSEVKGINSLSLTSKGAAHRFFRSSSFRYYYSG
- a CDS encoding NAD(P)-dependent alcohol dehydrogenase, whose translation is MKAIVFTKYGSPDFFELKEVEKPSPGNNEVLVKVFAASINSWDWEILIGKPFVNRIMAGLLKPKRIKILGCDIAGRIESVGKNVKQFQPGDEVFGDLSRSGWGGFAEYVSAREKALTLKPAGMTFEQAAALPQAALLALQGLKHKGKVQPRQKVLINGAGGGAGTFAIQIAKSFGAEVTGVDSTGKLEIMRSLGADQVVDYRQEDFTQKGQCYDLIVDMMATHSISDYKRSLSPGGKFVMVGGSSALVNKLMFLGPWISITVGKKLGLLLHKANKGLAELKELFEAGKVTPVIDRRYPLSEVPEAMRYFGSGKVVGKLVITVEHKDKT